Below is a genomic region from Henckelia pumila isolate YLH828 chromosome 3, ASM3356847v2, whole genome shotgun sequence.
gtttttcCAGTAACTTATATTTAAGTTTCATATTCCAATATCTTATCTTATggcaataatattttttttcgaaattttaaaaataattttttaagtaaTCATGTTATCTGATATAAAAgacattaatttatttaaacaaaataaaatttataaaatagttattatgttaaatattattcacaatatatttaattgaaattatgaaatttatcatCACACATTAAACTTTTAGAGATAAATCAAATATTCCATGATTTCATCATTATTGTATGTTCCCGAAGTAGAAATAGAATAATCAAGTGTATAATTAGCAATATATGTTATAAGAATTGAATATGGAatttattaaacaaaaaatagaGTATAAATATCAATGGtcttataaaatttatcatttaaatttttttaaatgaacagttttattattattttttgtcataatatattttttttaaagaatgttGATAtcgtatatttttttgtttaatgtaGAAATGGATGTTGTTAGTGCATTACTCTACGTAGGTGGTTATGTCATTGTCCAGAATGAGAGGGTCGGATATAGCATACCAGCAAGTAGGCCCATGAAAATCCCACGTTCTATTACATTTTCTCAACTGGTGAATGAGGTGCAGCGTCTCCTACTAATCGACCCATCCCAATTCACTATTAAACTGTCGACAAAATATTCTTACGACGTGATGTCTCGTCATATTGAAGAGCATGTGTACATCACAGATGATGATAGTTTACAATTCATGTTTGATTCACCGGCACTACATTGCTTCTACCTGTATGTTGAATCATCTCCAGTATCTTACGACGTAAGAAGTTGTGATCATGAGTCGTTCATGCCAGGGATAACACAAGGTTTGAGCACAATAGATTTCAATGATCAGCCACAAACTTCTACACGCCACATTGATGATGCAGGTACGCAACCGTATTCTGGAATTGATACTTGCATATGGGATCATCATATCATGGTTCCCACAGAAAAAGATCACGGATGGGTCCAACACGAAACACTATCATGGGGTTTGAATTCACGGCCTTGGGATCATCATCTCACGAATCCCACACAACAAGATGTCGCAAGAGGGCCCATGATTAGGGGAACAAATATGTCAGATGCAATTGCAGGAAATGTTACAGAGGCACATGATCCGTTTGCGGACAGTTCTCACAATGTAATGAGTAGTGATAGTGAGCCTGATGTTGCATCAAATGATGGGGAAGAAGATGACCATGACAACACACTATGTGAAGACGACGCCCTATTCATGAATACACATCAGGGCGAGGGCACGTCGTCGCATGCCCCAAACTATGGTGGGGAAACAATTGCACAGAACATTCCTCACGATGGTCCTGTTATGCGCGAAATACCTCAATTTTTCAACACAGTTTATGATGAACAGATTCCAGATTCATTTGGGTTATCATCTAGATCGCGGACTAAGTTTTACGACCCTGAAAGGCCTGCACTTTGTGTGAAAATGGTTTTCAAGAACAAAGCTGAATTAATAGCATCTGTAAAGGATTTTTCTGTTCGAATTGCAAGACGTGAATATGTTTTTGTCCAAAGTTCTCCAACAATATGGAAGATCAAGTGTAAGAACTTTTCTAAAGGAGGAAATTGTGGTTGGGGACTTCGAGCATCATTCAAACAGAATATAAAGTTTTTCATGATAACGAAGTATGGTGGGGATcatacatgcatttatagtcAAGTGGGTATAGATCACCACAACTTTGACATAAATATGGTGGCAAACACACTTTTTGGAATTGTGCGTTGTGATCCTGCATATGAGATCAAATATGTTCGAGAGAGTATCAAAAAGGAAAATATGGGTATGATATATCGTATGCTAAGGCATGGAAGAGTTTGAAGCGTGCAGTTGAGATCGTATATGGTACATGGGAAAGCTCTGTTTCATTGCTTCCTAGATATATGGGTGCTTTGTCCAAGTATAATCCAGGAACTATTATAGAGTGGAAGCACCTTTGCCAAAACGAGCATTCCCATAAAGTTTTGAACTTTGTATTTTGGGCCTTCAAGCCATGTATAGATGGATTCCAGCATTGTCGCAGAATAATCAGTGTTGATGGCACACATCTATATACGAAATACAAGCACAAACTACTCATTGCAGTGACTTTGGATGCTAATAACCAGGTGTTGCCTCTAGAGTTTGCGCTCGTCGATGAAGAAACTTACGAGTCTTGGCATTGGTTCTTAAGTAATGTTGCACTACATGTGACACGAGGTTATAGAGGAGTGTGTCTTATATCTGATAGGCATGCGGGTATAACAAGTGCGGTGCAAGATCTCCCTGACTTTAGACCTCCACATGGTGTCCATCGTTTTTGTTTGAGACACGTGTGTTCTAATTTCAATAATAGGTTCAAAAACATTCATCTGAAGGACTTATGTTGGGAAGCAGGGACACAACATCAAATAAGCAAGTTCAATGCCACGATGGaagcaatcaaatcaaaaaatgTAGTTGCTTTCAATTATTTGTCTAACATCCCCAAAGAGAAATGGACATTTGCTCATGATGGTGGATGGAGGCGAGGGATCATGACGACAAATATGTCTGAGTGTATAAATAGTGTATTGAAAGGGGCTCGACGTCTCCCTATTACCGCAATACTAGAATTGACTTTACAGCGATGCGTGCAATATTTCATACAAAGAAGGAGCCGAAGTCAGAAAATGATGGAAAAACATCAACCTTGGAATGATTATGCTTGCGAAAAATTTGGGAAGTGGTCGAGAAAGTCAATTGAACACAGGGTTGTACAATTTGACCAAAGGGATCAGACAGCATCCGTTGCAATGGGAGAAAGACCGGGGAGTCAATATCACATGCAAGTTGTTAAGATTTCTACTCGTGATTGCACATGCGGGAAGACAACAATATTTGGAATCTCTTGTTCACATGTCATATGTGCATCAAAATGGTTTGGACTATATCCTTCACAGCTCGTACAACCATGGTATGATCTTAGCGAATATGTGAACACTTATGATGGTAGATTCTACCCTGACATGATGAACAATATTGGGAAGCACCGACATTCCAATTACAACACAATCCAGTTCGACGAGAGAGGAGAAGAGCTGGTAGAGATACCACGACCCGCATTAGAAATGAGATGGATCAATCTTCTGGCAGAGAGAGACGAAGGTAACATGAGATCTATAATGATATCCTATGTTTCTTTTAATTCGATGATAcactaatttaatatttatcactcctcaCCATGTAATTTAACATGAGATCTTAATGTTTTTTCTTGTTCTCATTACATGTAGATGACACTTGACAGGATCATTTTGAGGATATGAAACCTACGGATTCTCAATTTATGCTCTGAAATATAAGTTCTTTgtcttttaatttgttttttttaagtgTTTTGTATTATTGTATTGGCACTACTTATTTTTCGTATgtatatatgtaaaatatatatagtttttgatGCACATATGaaacttatatttttttttttggtttttaagtGTTTTGTATTATTGTCtttgaaatataatattttgaaatctattaattatttagtttttgATGCACATATGAaactattaattttttaaaatatatatagtttttgatGCACATATGAaactattaattttttaaaatatatatagtttttgatGCACATATGAAACTATTAATTTTTTTCGTATGTAAATGAGTATTAAAAAAATGTATACCGTAAAAAACCAAAATATAGAAACAATATATTTTGGGAACATGAATATTTTTATATGTACATGGAAACAAAATACAGAACTGTCAATGATGATGATAACGGTGACCACCAGTGCCGCATCTAGGTCTTACAATTATTCTATGACCACGACCATACCTCTCCTCGTCTCCCTCCGTCCGTGGTTGTGCAGGAGTTGTGCTGGGACCAACTGTGCTCATATTCATCTCAGTTATTGGTATATCAGAATATTCTTGAAATGGGATCGGTGATATATTTAATCGAGGGCGTATGCCATGCATAAATGGCTGGAAGTCACTTTGTAGGAGTTGTGTAAAACTACCAGCATATGGGGTGTGGAAGTCATGATCATATCCTCCAAAACTCGAGACCATAGGCGGAGTATAGAATGTAGTGTTTGTTGTCGAAGGTCTGGGATCCCCATAATTTTGTGTGCACCTAGGATGATTTGTTGTAGAAGTTCCGGCCTCACCCTCATTTTGTGTCCATATTGGAGGTTGTGACATAAATGCATGTTCTTATCCCTGATATTGTTGTTCCTATATGATAAGCAAAATAATAGAATGTGCATGTTAACATTCATCTCAAGTTTttcaactttaataaaataaaaaaataagtgtAACACATCTTACAAAAGATTGTCGATATCTTCCAtctatgggatgatatccaacCATAGTCGCAGGTACTTGCGTCGGAGATACGAAAATATGAGAAATACGTCGGTACCAACCAATATACTCCAATGTGGTGTCAGGTGTACCAGGTATGATAAATTCCCCGTTCATGACAAAATTATATCTATCAGTCCACATATCCACAAACTGTTTGTGAAAGGCGGCCCAATCGTAATTGGGTCGCCCTTGACGTGTTAATTTATGAAATATGTCGTAGTTCGTGGCGGGTGGGGGAATACCCTGACGCATCCCAAATTGTCGAAGACATCTCTCTGGTCGATGAATTTCaacaatatcaaaatttatCAGTGGACATGCAGACCGACAAAGGAGATTTCTATTTCCCTCTAGGTAAATAGACAACTCTGGTGACTCTATATCATATACAGTCCATTTAAACTGCCAAAAAATTAAAGTAAAAATATTAACATGCTTATCATAaaacaatatataaaatatttttatagttaTAGATGTTGTGAAAAATTTTACCTGTCCGTCTATTATCCTATCAAGCATATCTCTCATTATACGAACAGAATGACGCACAGTGTGCACCCATGAAAACCCACGCTTCCACCTATGATATGAATAAGCAGACATTATAGGACATTAATAAGAAATAATAGAATCTTATTAAATAGTAAGTGTTTATGAAAAATACTTTGCACCATAAGGTGGGAACGATAATCCCTGAAGTACATCGGCAACTTGCTCCGATGCCAGATGACTTTGTTGTACCATATCCGGAGTCAGAAGTGTAATCCGTGACCACACCCAAATCTGTAACGATATAAAATATCAACTTCCCATAAAAAAATTAACcacaatatatattaattttatattagtgTAATTGTACCTGAAGTATTTGGAGAAGCCCACATAGACCGTTCTTTGACTCCATGGATGTGTTGCATAACTCTCGGTAAAGATAAGCCAATACAGCCGAACCCCAGCTATATGTATTCACTCTATCGATGTCCTGAAGAAATGGTAGATACATAAGCTTTACAGCAGAACTTTCTGAGTCCGGAAACATACATCCACCGATAATCAGTAATGCCACACAACGAGAATATTTTTGCCACGTCGTCATCTGTGCTGTCATCCTGAATCATATGATCAAGACAGTGCTTTCGTATAGCGCCGAGGGAAAGGTGGCCACCTTTGATTTTATTATCACCGGGCATGAAACCCAACCAATATAAACAGCGTTGTTGCAACTCGTTTTTACTGTACGCGGTATCTACACCGGTGACGGGAATGCCATCGATATTCAAAC
It encodes:
- the LOC140888268 gene encoding uncharacterized protein, with product MGALSKYNPGTIIEWKHLCQNEHSHKVLNFVFWAFKPCIDGFQHCRRIISVDGTHLYTKYKHKLLIAVTLDANNQVLPLEFALVDEETYESWHWFLSNVALHVTRGYRGVCLISDRHAGITSAVQDLPDFRPPHGVHRFCLRHVCSNFNNRFKNIHLKDLCWEAGTQHQISKFNATMEAIKSKNVVAFNYLSNIPKEKWTFAHDGGWRRGIMTTNMSECINSVLKGARRLPITAILELTLQRCVQYFIQRRSRSQKMMEKHQPWNDYACEKFGKWSRKSIEHRVVQFDQRDQTASVAMGERPGSQYHMQVVKISTRDCTCGKTTIFGISCSHVICASKWFGLYPSQLVQPWYDLSEYVNTYDGRFYPDMMNNIGKHRHSNYNTIQFDERGEELVEIPRPALEMRWINLLAERDEDDT
- the LOC140888269 gene encoding serine/threonine-protein phosphatase 7 long form homolog; its protein translation is MVERWHRETHTFHLLVGETTINLQDVAMIWGLNIDGIPVTGVDTAYSKNELQQRCLYWLGFMPGDNKIKGGHLSLGAIRKHCLDHMIQDDSTDDDVDIDRVNTYSWGSAVLAYLYRELCNTSMESKNGLCGLLQILQIWVWSRITLLTPDMVQQSHLASEQVADVLQGLSFPPYGAKWKRGFSWVHTVRHSVRIMRDMLDRIIDGQFKWTVYDIESPELSIYLEGNRNLLCRSACPLINFDIVEIHRPERCLRQFGMRQGIPPPATNYDIFHKLTRQGRPNYDWAAFHKQFVDMWTDRYNFVMNGEFIIPGTPDTTLEYIVGPSTTPAQPRTEGDEERYGRGHRIIVRPRCGTGGHRYHHH